A DNA window from Mastomys coucha isolate ucsf_1 unplaced genomic scaffold, UCSF_Mcou_1 pScaffold21, whole genome shotgun sequence contains the following coding sequences:
- the Pidd1 gene encoding p53-induced death domain-containing protein 1 isoform X3, protein MAAVLEGQEPEETAAAAEDAARSTVEAVDSKPGASFLLAGNQLNLDLRPGGCHRLQYLCSQLLPQLLQVEFLRLSTHEDPQLLDDTLAKVPWSLLRLRSLVLKGGQSRGALGACLHGTLTTLPAGLSDLACLAHLDLSFNRLETLPTCVLELCSLDALLLSHNRLSELPEALGALPTLTFLTVTHNRLQRLPTTLGSLSTLQRLDLSENLLDTIPSEIGDLSSLCELNLASNRLQNLPASLAGLRSLRLLVLHSNLLTSVPTGLAHLPLITRLDLRDNQLRDLPAELLDAPFVRLQGNPLGEDSPAPPSPPDISQVPEMPRLFLTSDLDSFLVTPHGCSVTLACGVRLQFPAGATTTPITIHYRLWLPEPGLVSLGPHDFLLSGVLELQPHGVAFQQDVSLWLLFVPPRVRRCREVVVRTRSDNMWNDLETHLEEEAPKRLWARCQVPHFSWFLVVLRPVSNTCLLPPEGALLCSSGHPGVRVTFPPGVTEEPRQVSMQSGPRSFLQPVTVQLPLPPGVTGFSLNRSHLHLLYRTPLTTTWDDITTQVALEFTHLYARFQVTHFSWYWLWYTTKTCVGGLARKAWERLRLHRVNLIALQRRRDPEQVLLQCLPRNKVDATLSRLLDRYRGPEPSETVEMFEGEKFFAAFERGIDVDADRPDCVDGRVCFVFYSHLKNIKEVYITTALDREAQDVRGQVSFYRSSLPAEVPEEAEAARQKKGKDALWMATLPIKLPRLRGAQGSGQGTDFSLMPLNLGDAETGFLTQSNLLSVASRLGPDWPAVALHLGMPYRELQRIRHEFRDDLDGQIRHMLFSWAERQTGQPGAVGHLVQALEQSDRRDVAEEVRAILELGRHKYQDSIRRTGLAPEDSTLPGTSASQTPESAQA, encoded by the exons ATGGCTGCAGTGTTGGAGGGGCAGGAGCCGGAGGAAACTGCAGCTGCTGCAGAGGATGCTGCAAGATCCACAGTGGAGGCTGTGGATTCCAAACCTGGAGCATCTTTTCTCCTGGCTGGGAACCAGTTGAACTTGGACCTACGCCCAGGGGGCTGCCATCGGCTGCAGTACCTGTGTTCCCAGCTGCTCCCACAGCTGCTGCAAGTGGAGTTTTTGCGGCTCAGCACCCACGAGGACCCTCAACTGCTAGATGACACCTTAGCCAAGGTTCCGTGGAGTCTGTTGCGCCTTCGCTCCCTGGTCCTCAAAG GTGGCCAGAGCCGGGGTGCCCTGGGTGCCTGTCTCCACGGTACCCTGACCACTCTGCCTGCTGGCCTGAGTGACTTGGCCTGCCTGGCCCACCTAGACCTCAGCTTCAACAGGCTGGAGACGCTGCCGACCTGTGTCCTGGAACTGTGCAGCTTGGATGCATTGTTGCTTTCTCACAACCGTCTCTCAGAGCTGCCCGAGGCCCTGGGGGCACTGCCCACCCTTACCTTCCTCACTGTGACACACAACCGTCTACAAAGACTGCCCACAACACTGGGGTCCCTGTCCACCCTACAGCGGCTTGATCTCTCTGAGAACCTTCTAGACACCATACCCTCTGAGATTGGAGACCTGAGCAGCCTCTGTGAGCTCAATCTGGCCTCTAACCGGCTGCAAAATCTCCCAGCTTCTCTCG CGGGGCTGCGGTCCCTGCGGCTCCTTGTTCTGCACAGTAACCTCCTGACCTCGGTGCCCACTGGCTTGGCCCACCTGCCACTGATCACTCGGCTTGACCTGAGGGACAACCAGCTCCGAGACCTGCCTGCTGAGCTACTAGACGCTCCCTTTGTGCGCCTGCAGGGGAACCCTCTGGGCGAGGACTCTCCAGCACCCCCAAGTCCCCCAG ACATATCCCAGGTTCCAGAAATGCCCAGGCTATTCCTGACCTCAGATTTGGACAG CTTCCTTGTGACTCCCCATGGCTGTTCTGTGACCCTGGCCTGTGGTGTCCGCCTACAGTTCCCAGCTGGAGCCACCACCACGCCCATCACCATCCACTATCGACTGTGGTTGCCCGAGCCAGGCCTGGTCTCTCTGGGACCTCATGACTTCCTGCTTAGTGGTGTCCTGGAGCTGCAGCCCCATGGGGTAGCTTTCCAGCAG GATGTGAGCTTATGGCTGCTCTTTGTCCCCCCACGAGTCCGTCGCTGTCGTGAGGTAGTTGTGAGGACACGGAGTGACAACATGTGGAATGACCTAGAAACCCACCTGGAAGAAGAGGCACCCAAG AGGCTCTGGGCTCGCTGCCAGGTGCCCCATTTCTCCTGGTTCCTGGTCGTTTTACGCCCAGTATCCAACACTTGCCTGTTGCCACCAGAGGGAGCACTTCTGTGCTCCTCCGGGCATCCTGGGGTCAGAGTCACTTTTCCCCCTGGGGTCACAGAAGAGCCTCGGCAAGTCTCCATGCAG AGCGGCCCTCGCAGCTTCCTACAACCTGTCACTGTGCAGTTGCCCTTGCCTCCTGGTGTTACAG GCTTCAGTCTGAACCGCTCCCACCTGCATCTGCTCTACCGAACACCCCTGACAACCACCTGGGATGACATCACCACTCAGGTGGCACTGGAATTTACCCACCTGTATGCACGCTTCCAGGTCACACACTTCTCCTG GTACTGGCTCTGGTATACCACCAAAACCTGTGTGGGGGGCCTGGCCCGGAAGGCCTGGGAACGGCTGCGACTGCACCGTGTGAACCTCATTGCACTGCAGAGGCGCCGAGACCCAGAGCAGGTCCTGCTGCAGTGCCTGCCGAGGAACAAG GTAGATGCCACCCTGAGTCGGCTGCTGGATCGCTACCGTGGCCCTGAACCCTCTGAGACCGTGGAGATGTTTGAGGGTGAGAAGTTCTTTGCAGCCTTTGAGCGGGGCATTGATGTAGATGCTG ACCGTCCAGACTGTGTGGATGGCAGGGTCTGCTTTGTCTTCTATTCACACCTGAAGAATATAAAGGAGGTATACATTACCACAGCCTTGGACCGGGAAGCTCAGGACGTTCGAGGACAG GTGTCCTTTTATCGGAGTTCACTTCCCGCGGAGGTgcctgaagaggcagaggctgccCGGCAGAAGAAGGGCAAAGATGCATTGTGGATGGCCACCTTGCCCATCAAGCTACCG AGACTCCGGGGGGCCCAGGGGAGTGGGCAGGGGACTGACTTCTCCTTGATGCCTCTGAACCTTGGTGATGCCGAAACTGGATTTCTGACTCAGAGCAACCTGCTGAGTGTGGCCTCACGCCTAGGTCCTGACTGGCCAGCTGTGGCCCTGCACCTAGGCATGCCCTACCGTGAGCTGCAGCGCATCAGGCACGAATTCAG GGATGACCTGGATGGGCAGATCCGACACATGCTCTTCTCTTGGGCTGAGCGCCAGACCGGACAGCCTGGAGCTGTGGGACACCTGGTACAGGCCTTGGAACAGAGTGACCGGCGGGATGTGGCTGAAGAGGTGCGTGCCATCTTGGAGCTTGGCCGCCACAAGTACCAGGACAGCATTCGGCGCACAGGGCTGGCCCCTGAGGATTCCACTCTGCCTGGCACCTCGGCTTCACAGACTCCAGAGTCTGCACAGGCCTAG
- the Pidd1 gene encoding p53-induced death domain-containing protein 1 isoform X2, with protein sequence MAAVLEGQEPEETAAAAEDAARSTVEAVDSKPGASFLLAGNQLNLDLRPGGCHRLQYLCSQLLPQLLQVEFLRLSTHEDPQLLDDTLAKVPWSLLRLRSLVLKGGQSRGALGACLHGTLTTLPAGLSDLACLAHLDLSFNRLETLPTCVLELCSLDALLLSHNRLSELPEALGALPTLTFLTVTHNRLQRLPTTLGSLSTLQRLDLSENLLDTIPSEIGDLSSLCELNLASNRLQNLPASLAGLRSLRLLVLHSNLLTSVPTGLAHLPLITRLDLRDNQLRDLPAELLDAPFVRLQGNPLGEDSPAPPSPPDISQVPEMPRLFLTSDLDSFLVTPHGCSVTLACGVRLQFPAGATTTPITIHYRLWLPEPGLVSLGPHDFLLSGVLELQPHGVAFQQDVSLWLLFVPPRVRRCREVVVRTRSDNMWNDLETHLEEEAPKRLWARCQVPHFSWFLVVLRPVSNTCLLPPEGALLCSSGHPGVRVTFPPGVTEEPRQVSMQVVHMAGLELRALLEESEASVSPLLCLSQSGPRSFLQPVTVQLPLPPGVTGFSLNRSHLHLLYRTPLTTTWDDITTQVALEFTHLYARFQVTHFSWYWLWYTTKTCVGGLARKAWERLRLHRVNLIALQRRRDPEQVLLQCLPRNKVDATLSRLLDRYRGPEPSETVEMFEDRPDCVDGRVCFVFYSHLKNIKEVYITTALDREAQDVRGQVSFYRSSLPAEVPEEAEAARQKKGKDALWMATLPIKLPRLRGAQGSGQGTDFSLMPLNLGDAETGFLTQSNLLSVASRLGPDWPAVALHLGMPYRELQRIRHEFRDDLDGQIRHMLFSWAERQTGQPGAVGHLVQALEQSDRRDVAEEVRAILELGRHKYQDSIRRTGLAPEDSTLPGTSASQTPESAQA encoded by the exons ATGGCTGCAGTGTTGGAGGGGCAGGAGCCGGAGGAAACTGCAGCTGCTGCAGAGGATGCTGCAAGATCCACAGTGGAGGCTGTGGATTCCAAACCTGGAGCATCTTTTCTCCTGGCTGGGAACCAGTTGAACTTGGACCTACGCCCAGGGGGCTGCCATCGGCTGCAGTACCTGTGTTCCCAGCTGCTCCCACAGCTGCTGCAAGTGGAGTTTTTGCGGCTCAGCACCCACGAGGACCCTCAACTGCTAGATGACACCTTAGCCAAGGTTCCGTGGAGTCTGTTGCGCCTTCGCTCCCTGGTCCTCAAAG GTGGCCAGAGCCGGGGTGCCCTGGGTGCCTGTCTCCACGGTACCCTGACCACTCTGCCTGCTGGCCTGAGTGACTTGGCCTGCCTGGCCCACCTAGACCTCAGCTTCAACAGGCTGGAGACGCTGCCGACCTGTGTCCTGGAACTGTGCAGCTTGGATGCATTGTTGCTTTCTCACAACCGTCTCTCAGAGCTGCCCGAGGCCCTGGGGGCACTGCCCACCCTTACCTTCCTCACTGTGACACACAACCGTCTACAAAGACTGCCCACAACACTGGGGTCCCTGTCCACCCTACAGCGGCTTGATCTCTCTGAGAACCTTCTAGACACCATACCCTCTGAGATTGGAGACCTGAGCAGCCTCTGTGAGCTCAATCTGGCCTCTAACCGGCTGCAAAATCTCCCAGCTTCTCTCG CGGGGCTGCGGTCCCTGCGGCTCCTTGTTCTGCACAGTAACCTCCTGACCTCGGTGCCCACTGGCTTGGCCCACCTGCCACTGATCACTCGGCTTGACCTGAGGGACAACCAGCTCCGAGACCTGCCTGCTGAGCTACTAGACGCTCCCTTTGTGCGCCTGCAGGGGAACCCTCTGGGCGAGGACTCTCCAGCACCCCCAAGTCCCCCAG ACATATCCCAGGTTCCAGAAATGCCCAGGCTATTCCTGACCTCAGATTTGGACAG CTTCCTTGTGACTCCCCATGGCTGTTCTGTGACCCTGGCCTGTGGTGTCCGCCTACAGTTCCCAGCTGGAGCCACCACCACGCCCATCACCATCCACTATCGACTGTGGTTGCCCGAGCCAGGCCTGGTCTCTCTGGGACCTCATGACTTCCTGCTTAGTGGTGTCCTGGAGCTGCAGCCCCATGGGGTAGCTTTCCAGCAG GATGTGAGCTTATGGCTGCTCTTTGTCCCCCCACGAGTCCGTCGCTGTCGTGAGGTAGTTGTGAGGACACGGAGTGACAACATGTGGAATGACCTAGAAACCCACCTGGAAGAAGAGGCACCCAAG AGGCTCTGGGCTCGCTGCCAGGTGCCCCATTTCTCCTGGTTCCTGGTCGTTTTACGCCCAGTATCCAACACTTGCCTGTTGCCACCAGAGGGAGCACTTCTGTGCTCCTCCGGGCATCCTGGGGTCAGAGTCACTTTTCCCCCTGGGGTCACAGAAGAGCCTCGGCAAGTCTCCATGCAG GTAGTGCATATGGCTGGACTAGAGCTGAGAGCCCTTCTGGAAGAATCAGAGGCATCAGTAAGCCCCTTGCTGTGCCTTTCACAGAGCGGCCCTCGCAGCTTCCTACAACCTGTCACTGTGCAGTTGCCCTTGCCTCCTGGTGTTACAG GCTTCAGTCTGAACCGCTCCCACCTGCATCTGCTCTACCGAACACCCCTGACAACCACCTGGGATGACATCACCACTCAGGTGGCACTGGAATTTACCCACCTGTATGCACGCTTCCAGGTCACACACTTCTCCTG GTACTGGCTCTGGTATACCACCAAAACCTGTGTGGGGGGCCTGGCCCGGAAGGCCTGGGAACGGCTGCGACTGCACCGTGTGAACCTCATTGCACTGCAGAGGCGCCGAGACCCAGAGCAGGTCCTGCTGCAGTGCCTGCCGAGGAACAAG GTAGATGCCACCCTGAGTCGGCTGCTGGATCGCTACCGTGGCCCTGAACCCTCTGAGACCGTGGAGATGTTTGAGG ACCGTCCAGACTGTGTGGATGGCAGGGTCTGCTTTGTCTTCTATTCACACCTGAAGAATATAAAGGAGGTATACATTACCACAGCCTTGGACCGGGAAGCTCAGGACGTTCGAGGACAG GTGTCCTTTTATCGGAGTTCACTTCCCGCGGAGGTgcctgaagaggcagaggctgccCGGCAGAAGAAGGGCAAAGATGCATTGTGGATGGCCACCTTGCCCATCAAGCTACCG AGACTCCGGGGGGCCCAGGGGAGTGGGCAGGGGACTGACTTCTCCTTGATGCCTCTGAACCTTGGTGATGCCGAAACTGGATTTCTGACTCAGAGCAACCTGCTGAGTGTGGCCTCACGCCTAGGTCCTGACTGGCCAGCTGTGGCCCTGCACCTAGGCATGCCCTACCGTGAGCTGCAGCGCATCAGGCACGAATTCAG GGATGACCTGGATGGGCAGATCCGACACATGCTCTTCTCTTGGGCTGAGCGCCAGACCGGACAGCCTGGAGCTGTGGGACACCTGGTACAGGCCTTGGAACAGAGTGACCGGCGGGATGTGGCTGAAGAGGTGCGTGCCATCTTGGAGCTTGGCCGCCACAAGTACCAGGACAGCATTCGGCGCACAGGGCTGGCCCCTGAGGATTCCACTCTGCCTGGCACCTCGGCTTCACAGACTCCAGAGTCTGCACAGGCCTAG
- the Pidd1 gene encoding p53-induced death domain-containing protein 1 isoform X4: MPRLFLTSDLDSFLVTPHGCSVTLACGVRLQFPAGATTTPITIHYRLWLPEPGLVSLGPHDFLLSGVLELQPHGVAFQQDVSLWLLFVPPRVRRCREVVVRTRSDNMWNDLETHLEEEAPKRLWARCQVPHFSWFLVVLRPVSNTCLLPPEGALLCSSGHPGVRVTFPPGVTEEPRQVSMQVVHMAGLELRALLEESEASVSPLLCLSQSGPRSFLQPVTVQLPLPPGVTGFSLNRSHLHLLYRTPLTTTWDDITTQVALEFTHLYARFQVTHFSWYWLWYTTKTCVGGLARKAWERLRLHRVNLIALQRRRDPEQVLLQCLPRNKVDATLSRLLDRYRGPEPSETVEMFEGEKFFAAFERGIDVDADRPDCVDGRVCFVFYSHLKNIKEVYITTALDREAQDVRGQVSFYRSSLPAEVPEEAEAARQKKGKDALWMATLPIKLPRLRGAQGSGQGTDFSLMPLNLGDAETGFLTQSNLLSVASRLGPDWPAVALHLGMPYRELQRIRHEFRDDLDGQIRHMLFSWAERQTGQPGAVGHLVQALEQSDRRDVAEEVRAILELGRHKYQDSIRRTGLAPEDSTLPGTSASQTPESAQA; encoded by the exons ATGCCCAGGCTATTCCTGACCTCAGATTTGGACAG CTTCCTTGTGACTCCCCATGGCTGTTCTGTGACCCTGGCCTGTGGTGTCCGCCTACAGTTCCCAGCTGGAGCCACCACCACGCCCATCACCATCCACTATCGACTGTGGTTGCCCGAGCCAGGCCTGGTCTCTCTGGGACCTCATGACTTCCTGCTTAGTGGTGTCCTGGAGCTGCAGCCCCATGGGGTAGCTTTCCAGCAG GATGTGAGCTTATGGCTGCTCTTTGTCCCCCCACGAGTCCGTCGCTGTCGTGAGGTAGTTGTGAGGACACGGAGTGACAACATGTGGAATGACCTAGAAACCCACCTGGAAGAAGAGGCACCCAAG AGGCTCTGGGCTCGCTGCCAGGTGCCCCATTTCTCCTGGTTCCTGGTCGTTTTACGCCCAGTATCCAACACTTGCCTGTTGCCACCAGAGGGAGCACTTCTGTGCTCCTCCGGGCATCCTGGGGTCAGAGTCACTTTTCCCCCTGGGGTCACAGAAGAGCCTCGGCAAGTCTCCATGCAG GTAGTGCATATGGCTGGACTAGAGCTGAGAGCCCTTCTGGAAGAATCAGAGGCATCAGTAAGCCCCTTGCTGTGCCTTTCACAGAGCGGCCCTCGCAGCTTCCTACAACCTGTCACTGTGCAGTTGCCCTTGCCTCCTGGTGTTACAG GCTTCAGTCTGAACCGCTCCCACCTGCATCTGCTCTACCGAACACCCCTGACAACCACCTGGGATGACATCACCACTCAGGTGGCACTGGAATTTACCCACCTGTATGCACGCTTCCAGGTCACACACTTCTCCTG GTACTGGCTCTGGTATACCACCAAAACCTGTGTGGGGGGCCTGGCCCGGAAGGCCTGGGAACGGCTGCGACTGCACCGTGTGAACCTCATTGCACTGCAGAGGCGCCGAGACCCAGAGCAGGTCCTGCTGCAGTGCCTGCCGAGGAACAAG GTAGATGCCACCCTGAGTCGGCTGCTGGATCGCTACCGTGGCCCTGAACCCTCTGAGACCGTGGAGATGTTTGAGGGTGAGAAGTTCTTTGCAGCCTTTGAGCGGGGCATTGATGTAGATGCTG ACCGTCCAGACTGTGTGGATGGCAGGGTCTGCTTTGTCTTCTATTCACACCTGAAGAATATAAAGGAGGTATACATTACCACAGCCTTGGACCGGGAAGCTCAGGACGTTCGAGGACAG GTGTCCTTTTATCGGAGTTCACTTCCCGCGGAGGTgcctgaagaggcagaggctgccCGGCAGAAGAAGGGCAAAGATGCATTGTGGATGGCCACCTTGCCCATCAAGCTACCG AGACTCCGGGGGGCCCAGGGGAGTGGGCAGGGGACTGACTTCTCCTTGATGCCTCTGAACCTTGGTGATGCCGAAACTGGATTTCTGACTCAGAGCAACCTGCTGAGTGTGGCCTCACGCCTAGGTCCTGACTGGCCAGCTGTGGCCCTGCACCTAGGCATGCCCTACCGTGAGCTGCAGCGCATCAGGCACGAATTCAG GGATGACCTGGATGGGCAGATCCGACACATGCTCTTCTCTTGGGCTGAGCGCCAGACCGGACAGCCTGGAGCTGTGGGACACCTGGTACAGGCCTTGGAACAGAGTGACCGGCGGGATGTGGCTGAAGAGGTGCGTGCCATCTTGGAGCTTGGCCGCCACAAGTACCAGGACAGCATTCGGCGCACAGGGCTGGCCCCTGAGGATTCCACTCTGCCTGGCACCTCGGCTTCACAGACTCCAGAGTCTGCACAGGCCTAG
- the Pidd1 gene encoding p53-induced death domain-containing protein 1 isoform X1, whose translation MAAVLEGQEPEETAAAAEDAARSTVEAVDSKPGASFLLAGNQLNLDLRPGGCHRLQYLCSQLLPQLLQVEFLRLSTHEDPQLLDDTLAKVPWSLLRLRSLVLKGGQSRGALGACLHGTLTTLPAGLSDLACLAHLDLSFNRLETLPTCVLELCSLDALLLSHNRLSELPEALGALPTLTFLTVTHNRLQRLPTTLGSLSTLQRLDLSENLLDTIPSEIGDLSSLCELNLASNRLQNLPASLAGLRSLRLLVLHSNLLTSVPTGLAHLPLITRLDLRDNQLRDLPAELLDAPFVRLQGNPLGEDSPAPPSPPDISQVPEMPRLFLTSDLDSFLVTPHGCSVTLACGVRLQFPAGATTTPITIHYRLWLPEPGLVSLGPHDFLLSGVLELQPHGVAFQQDVSLWLLFVPPRVRRCREVVVRTRSDNMWNDLETHLEEEAPKRLWARCQVPHFSWFLVVLRPVSNTCLLPPEGALLCSSGHPGVRVTFPPGVTEEPRQVSMQVVHMAGLELRALLEESEASVSPLLCLSQSGPRSFLQPVTVQLPLPPGVTGFSLNRSHLHLLYRTPLTTTWDDITTQVALEFTHLYARFQVTHFSWYWLWYTTKTCVGGLARKAWERLRLHRVNLIALQRRRDPEQVLLQCLPRNKVDATLSRLLDRYRGPEPSETVEMFEGEKFFAAFERGIDVDADRPDCVDGRVCFVFYSHLKNIKEVYITTALDREAQDVRGQVSFYRSSLPAEVPEEAEAARQKKGKDALWMATLPIKLPRLRGAQGSGQGTDFSLMPLNLGDAETGFLTQSNLLSVASRLGPDWPAVALHLGMPYRELQRIRHEFRDDLDGQIRHMLFSWAERQTGQPGAVGHLVQALEQSDRRDVAEEVRAILELGRHKYQDSIRRTGLAPEDSTLPGTSASQTPESAQA comes from the exons ATGGCTGCAGTGTTGGAGGGGCAGGAGCCGGAGGAAACTGCAGCTGCTGCAGAGGATGCTGCAAGATCCACAGTGGAGGCTGTGGATTCCAAACCTGGAGCATCTTTTCTCCTGGCTGGGAACCAGTTGAACTTGGACCTACGCCCAGGGGGCTGCCATCGGCTGCAGTACCTGTGTTCCCAGCTGCTCCCACAGCTGCTGCAAGTGGAGTTTTTGCGGCTCAGCACCCACGAGGACCCTCAACTGCTAGATGACACCTTAGCCAAGGTTCCGTGGAGTCTGTTGCGCCTTCGCTCCCTGGTCCTCAAAG GTGGCCAGAGCCGGGGTGCCCTGGGTGCCTGTCTCCACGGTACCCTGACCACTCTGCCTGCTGGCCTGAGTGACTTGGCCTGCCTGGCCCACCTAGACCTCAGCTTCAACAGGCTGGAGACGCTGCCGACCTGTGTCCTGGAACTGTGCAGCTTGGATGCATTGTTGCTTTCTCACAACCGTCTCTCAGAGCTGCCCGAGGCCCTGGGGGCACTGCCCACCCTTACCTTCCTCACTGTGACACACAACCGTCTACAAAGACTGCCCACAACACTGGGGTCCCTGTCCACCCTACAGCGGCTTGATCTCTCTGAGAACCTTCTAGACACCATACCCTCTGAGATTGGAGACCTGAGCAGCCTCTGTGAGCTCAATCTGGCCTCTAACCGGCTGCAAAATCTCCCAGCTTCTCTCG CGGGGCTGCGGTCCCTGCGGCTCCTTGTTCTGCACAGTAACCTCCTGACCTCGGTGCCCACTGGCTTGGCCCACCTGCCACTGATCACTCGGCTTGACCTGAGGGACAACCAGCTCCGAGACCTGCCTGCTGAGCTACTAGACGCTCCCTTTGTGCGCCTGCAGGGGAACCCTCTGGGCGAGGACTCTCCAGCACCCCCAAGTCCCCCAG ACATATCCCAGGTTCCAGAAATGCCCAGGCTATTCCTGACCTCAGATTTGGACAG CTTCCTTGTGACTCCCCATGGCTGTTCTGTGACCCTGGCCTGTGGTGTCCGCCTACAGTTCCCAGCTGGAGCCACCACCACGCCCATCACCATCCACTATCGACTGTGGTTGCCCGAGCCAGGCCTGGTCTCTCTGGGACCTCATGACTTCCTGCTTAGTGGTGTCCTGGAGCTGCAGCCCCATGGGGTAGCTTTCCAGCAG GATGTGAGCTTATGGCTGCTCTTTGTCCCCCCACGAGTCCGTCGCTGTCGTGAGGTAGTTGTGAGGACACGGAGTGACAACATGTGGAATGACCTAGAAACCCACCTGGAAGAAGAGGCACCCAAG AGGCTCTGGGCTCGCTGCCAGGTGCCCCATTTCTCCTGGTTCCTGGTCGTTTTACGCCCAGTATCCAACACTTGCCTGTTGCCACCAGAGGGAGCACTTCTGTGCTCCTCCGGGCATCCTGGGGTCAGAGTCACTTTTCCCCCTGGGGTCACAGAAGAGCCTCGGCAAGTCTCCATGCAG GTAGTGCATATGGCTGGACTAGAGCTGAGAGCCCTTCTGGAAGAATCAGAGGCATCAGTAAGCCCCTTGCTGTGCCTTTCACAGAGCGGCCCTCGCAGCTTCCTACAACCTGTCACTGTGCAGTTGCCCTTGCCTCCTGGTGTTACAG GCTTCAGTCTGAACCGCTCCCACCTGCATCTGCTCTACCGAACACCCCTGACAACCACCTGGGATGACATCACCACTCAGGTGGCACTGGAATTTACCCACCTGTATGCACGCTTCCAGGTCACACACTTCTCCTG GTACTGGCTCTGGTATACCACCAAAACCTGTGTGGGGGGCCTGGCCCGGAAGGCCTGGGAACGGCTGCGACTGCACCGTGTGAACCTCATTGCACTGCAGAGGCGCCGAGACCCAGAGCAGGTCCTGCTGCAGTGCCTGCCGAGGAACAAG GTAGATGCCACCCTGAGTCGGCTGCTGGATCGCTACCGTGGCCCTGAACCCTCTGAGACCGTGGAGATGTTTGAGGGTGAGAAGTTCTTTGCAGCCTTTGAGCGGGGCATTGATGTAGATGCTG ACCGTCCAGACTGTGTGGATGGCAGGGTCTGCTTTGTCTTCTATTCACACCTGAAGAATATAAAGGAGGTATACATTACCACAGCCTTGGACCGGGAAGCTCAGGACGTTCGAGGACAG GTGTCCTTTTATCGGAGTTCACTTCCCGCGGAGGTgcctgaagaggcagaggctgccCGGCAGAAGAAGGGCAAAGATGCATTGTGGATGGCCACCTTGCCCATCAAGCTACCG AGACTCCGGGGGGCCCAGGGGAGTGGGCAGGGGACTGACTTCTCCTTGATGCCTCTGAACCTTGGTGATGCCGAAACTGGATTTCTGACTCAGAGCAACCTGCTGAGTGTGGCCTCACGCCTAGGTCCTGACTGGCCAGCTGTGGCCCTGCACCTAGGCATGCCCTACCGTGAGCTGCAGCGCATCAGGCACGAATTCAG GGATGACCTGGATGGGCAGATCCGACACATGCTCTTCTCTTGGGCTGAGCGCCAGACCGGACAGCCTGGAGCTGTGGGACACCTGGTACAGGCCTTGGAACAGAGTGACCGGCGGGATGTGGCTGAAGAGGTGCGTGCCATCTTGGAGCTTGGCCGCCACAAGTACCAGGACAGCATTCGGCGCACAGGGCTGGCCCCTGAGGATTCCACTCTGCCTGGCACCTCGGCTTCACAGACTCCAGAGTCTGCACAGGCCTAG
- the Slc25a22 gene encoding mitochondrial glutamate carrier 1 has translation MADKQISLPAKLINGGIAGLIGVTCVFPIDLAKTRLQNQQNGQRMYASMSDCLIKTIRSEGYFGMYRGAAVNLTLVTPEKAIKLAANDFFRHQLSKDGQKLTLPKEMLAGCGAGTCQVIVTTPMEMLKIQLQDAGRIAAQRKILAAQAQLSAQGGAQPSVEAPAAPRPTATQLTRDLLRNHGIAGLYKGLGATLLRDVPFSIVYFPLFANLNQLGRPSSEEKSPFYVSFLAGCVAGSAAAVAVNPCDVVKTRLQSLERGVNEDTYSGFLDCARKIWRHEGPSAFLKGAYCRALVIAPLFGIAQVVYFLGIAESLLGLLQEPQA, from the exons ATGGCTGATAAGCAGATCAG CCTGCCGGCCAAGCTCATCAATGGTGGCATCGCTGGGCTAATCGGGGTCACCTGCGTGTTCCCCATCGACCTGGCTAAGACACGGCTGCAGAACCAGCAGAATGGCCAGCGCATGTATGCCAGCAT GTCTGACTGCCTCATCAAGACCATCCGCTCCGAGGGCTACTTCGGCATGTATAGGG GAGCAGCAGTGAACCTGACCCTGGTCACCCCTGAGAAGGCCATCAAGCTGGCAGCTAATGACTTCTTCAGACATCAGCTCTCTAAGGATGG ACAGAAGCTGACCTTGCCTAAGGAGATGTTGGCAGGCTGCGGGGCTGGCACCTGCCAGGTGATTGTGACCACCCCCATGGAGATGCTGAAGATCCAGTTGCAAGATGCGGGCCGCATTG CTGCTCAGAGGAAGATTCTGGCTGCCCAGGCTCAGCTCTCAGCCCAGGGAGGTGCCCAGCCCTCAGTAGAGGCTCCAGCCGCTCCTCGGCCCACCGCCACCCAGCTGACCCGTGACCTGCTGCGGAATCATGGCATTGCTGGTCTCTATAAGGGACTGGGGGCCACGCTACTCAG GGATGTCCCGTTCTCCATTGTCTACTTCCCCCTGTTTGCCAACCTGAATCAGCTGGGCCGCCCATCTTCTGAGGAGAAGTCACCTTTCTATGTGTCCTTCCTGGCAGGCTGCGTGGCTGGGAGTGCAGCTGCCGTGGCTGTCAACCCTTGCGATG TGGTGAAGACTCGGCTTCAGTCACTTGAGCGAGGTGTCAATGAGGACACTTACTCCGGGTTTCTGGACTGTGCGAG GAAGATTTGGAGACATGAGGGTCCCTCGGCCTTCCTGAAAGGCGCATACTGCCGTGCACTGGTCATTGCCCCACTGTTTGGCATCGCCCAGGTGGTCTACTTTCTGGGCATTGCTGAGTCCCTGCTGGGGCTGCTGCAAGAACCCCAGGCCTGA